Proteins from one Chaetodon auriga isolate fChaAug3 chromosome 19, fChaAug3.hap1, whole genome shotgun sequence genomic window:
- the LOC143337639 gene encoding apelin receptor B-like: protein MEMEPTEGPYEYYDYEDSENSSMCDYSEWTPSYSVIPVLYMLIFILGLSGNGVVIFTVWRAQGKRRAADVYIGNLALADLTFVVTLPLWAVYTAMGYHWPFGVALCKISSYVVLLNMYASVFCLTCMSFDRYLAIVHSLSSTQLRTRGHTQASLTAIWLLSGLLAAPTLIFRNTKYDQTSNRTSCAMDFSLVLTNKSQQKQENLWIAGLSISSSVLGFLLPFLAMMVCYGFIGCTVTRHFNTLRKEDQRKRRLLKIITTLVVVFAACWMPFHIVKSADALSYLDLFPDTCAFLRFLLLAHPYATCLAYVNSCLNPFLYAFFDLRFRSQCLCLLNLKKSLHASPASSLSSQKTEAQSLATKV, encoded by the coding sequence ATGGAGATGGAGCCGACTGAGGGTCCTTATGAGTACTACGACTACGAGGATTCGGAAAACTCCAGCATGTGTGACTATTCCGAGTGGACGCCGTCATACTCCGTCATCCCGGTGCTGTACATGCTTATTTTCATCCTCGGCCTCTCTGGAAATGGAGTGGTCATCTTCACCGTGTGGAGAGCCCAGGGTAAGAGACGAGCCGCTGACGTCTACATCGGCAACCTGGCCCTGGCTGACCTCACCTTTGTGGTCACTCTACCTCTGTGGGCTGTTTACACAGCCATGGGCTACCACTGGCCCTTTGGAGTGGCCCTTTGTAAGATCAGCAGCTACGTGGTCCTGCTCAACATGTATGCCAGCGTCTTCTGCCTCACCTGCATGAGCTTCGACCGCTACCTGGCCATCGTCCACTCATTGTCCAGCACCCAGCTGCGCACtcgtggacacacacaagcctccCTGACAGCCATCTGGCTGCTGTCTGGTCTCCTGGCCGCCCCGACTCTGATCTTCCGCAACACCAAATATGACCAAACCAGCAACCGCACATCCTGCGCCATGGACTTCAGCCTGGTGTTGACCAACAAGagccaacaaaaacaagagaacCTGTGGATCGCTGGCCTCAGCATCTCCTCCTCAGTTCTGGGCTTTCTCCTACCTTTCTTGGCCATGATGGTGTGCTATGGCTTCATTGGCTGCACCGTCACCCGCCACTTCAACACTCTGCGCAAAGAGGACCAGCGTAAGAGGAGGCTGCTGAAGATCATCACCACGCTGGTAGTGGTGTTTGCCGCCTGCTGGATGCCCTTCCACATCGTGAAGAGTGCTGACGCCCTCTCCTACCTGGACCTGTTTCCAGACACCTGTGCCTTCCTTCGCTTCCTGCTGCTGGCTCACCCGTACGCCACCTGCCTGGCCTACGTCAACAGCTGCCTCAACCCCTTTCTTTACGCCTTCTTCGACCTACGCTTCAGATCCCAGTGTCTGTGCCTACTCAACCTGAAGAAGTCCTTGCATGCAAGTCCCGCCAGCTCCCTGTCCTCTCAGAAGACAGAGGCTCAGTCTCTGGCCACAAAGGTGTGA